The Neisseria yangbaofengii genome contains a region encoding:
- a CDS encoding restriction endonuclease subunit S produces the protein MNKWKEYSFSDIAEFISTKTALSEIETEQYISTENMIPNLGGVTIATALPDMDRCNSFQERDILFSNIRTYFKKVWFAQFSGGCSADVLVIRSKNENILLNEYLYLLICSEDFINYTVVSSKGTKMPRGDKKAILNFKLNIPPIPIQRNYINQYFKLNEKIQLNTEINQTLEQMAQTVFKSWFVNFDPVRSKAAARAAGADGRQVLLAAMQTLSGVSPTVLAKWQHSDPEYYRQLEQLAQAFPDELEEIEGFGEVPKGWNVLDLNQLFEFIGGSQPPKSEHIYEEQAGYERFVQNRDFSNDNHRTYIPISKRNKLCEAKDILMDKYGEAGKVRYGIKGAYNVALAKIEPKQENIREFLRCYFTQEKIQAYLAQASVASTRNSLNSSTFIGMKTVLPCGEILSRFENMVSQYIDKNLQIKQENIILANLRDTLLPKLLNGEIELCTNQ, from the coding sequence ATGAATAAATGGAAAGAATACTCTTTTTCTGATATTGCTGAATTTATATCTACAAAAACTGCACTTTCTGAAATAGAAACAGAGCAATACATATCCACCGAGAATATGATTCCTAATCTTGGAGGGGTAACTATTGCTACTGCATTACCCGATATGGACCGCTGCAATTCTTTCCAAGAAAGAGATATTTTATTTTCCAATATCAGAACTTATTTCAAAAAAGTATGGTTCGCCCAATTTTCAGGTGGCTGCTCCGCAGATGTATTAGTCATTAGAAGTAAAAATGAAAATATTTTATTAAACGAATATTTGTATTTATTAATTTGCTCTGAGGATTTTATCAATTACACCGTAGTTTCTTCCAAAGGAACTAAAATGCCCCGAGGAGATAAAAAGGCAATACTTAATTTCAAATTAAATATTCCACCTATTCCTATTCAGAGAAACTATATTAATCAATATTTCAAACTAAATGAAAAAATCCAACTCAACACCGAAATCAATCAAACCTTAGAACAAATGGCGCAGACGGTGTTTAAAAGTTGGTTTGTCAATTTCGATCCTGTGCGCAGCAAAGCGGCTGCACGGGCAGCGGGGGCGGATGGCAGGCAGGTGCTGCTCGCCGCCATGCAGACCCTGTCCGGCGTATCCCCTACCGTGCTTGCCAAATGGCAGCACAGCGACCCCGAATACTACCGCCAACTCGAACAGCTCGCCCAAGCCTTTCCTGATGAATTAGAGGAAATAGAGGGATTCGGGGAAGTGCCTAAGGGGTGGAATGTTTTGGATTTAAACCAATTATTCGAATTTATCGGCGGTTCACAACCGCCTAAATCGGAACATATTTATGAAGAACAAGCTGGATATGAACGATTTGTACAAAATCGTGATTTTTCAAATGACAACCACAGGACTTATATCCCTATTTCCAAAAGAAATAAGCTATGCGAAGCCAAAGATATTTTGATGGATAAATATGGAGAAGCCGGCAAAGTCCGTTATGGAATAAAAGGAGCATACAATGTCGCATTAGCAAAAATAGAACCTAAACAAGAAAACATCAGGGAATTTTTACGTTGCTATTTTACGCAGGAAAAAATTCAAGCGTATTTAGCCCAAGCTTCAGTAGCTTCAACACGAAACTCCCTGAATTCATCAACCTTTATCGGTATGAAAACTGTTTTACCATGCGGGGAAATTCTTAGTCGATTTGAAAATATGGTTAGTCAATACATTGATAAAAACCTTCAGATTAAACAAGAGAATATTATCCTTGCTAATTTAAGAGATACTTTATTACCTAAATTATTGAATGGAGAAATCGAATTATGCACCAATCAATAG